The Bosea sp. 685 DNA window GCGGCTGGATGGACTGGCGATCCTTCAGCTGCGGCAACGGAATGTTGAAGACAGGATTGGCGTGGGGTTAGGATCGGTCTCTTGATGCCATAGACAAAAAAGGGGGAAGTGCCGTGCAGCGCCTGACCGCCAAGGATTTTCCGCAAGAGCTGCTTGAGCTCTACGATTTTTATGCTCACGGAAAAATTACCAAGCGCGAATTCTTAGATCGCGCCGGCAAATTCACCGTGGGCAGCATGACGGCCGCCTCAATTCTGGCCTCGATGAGCCCCGACTACGCGCTTGCGCAACAAATCTCGTTCACCGATCCCGATATCGTCGCTAGCTATATCACTTACCCCTCTCCGAAGGGGCATGGCGATGTGCGAGGCTACTGGGTGGCCCCGACGAAAGCCACCAGCCGCGTCCCCGCGGTGGTGGTCGTGCACGAGAACCGTGGCTTGAACCCTTATATCGAGGATGTCGCCCGCCGGGTCGCAAAGGCCGGCTTCATTGCCCTTGCTCCGGACGGGTTGAGCTCCGTCGGCGGCTATCCCGGCAATGACGACAAGGGCCGCCAGCTGCAGCAGCAGGTCAGTCCGGAGAAGCTGATGAACGACTTCTTCGCAGCCATCGAATTCCTGGTGAAGAGCGATCAAACCACCGGTAAGGTCGGCATCACGGGCTTCTGCTATGGTGGTGGCGTGGCCAATGCGGCCGCCGTCGCTTATCCGGAGCTTGGCGCCGCTGTGCCGTTCTATGGTCGCCAGCCCCGCGCCGAGGATGTGGCACGCATCAAGGCACCTCTCCTGATCCATTATGGTGAGTTGGACACCGGCATCAATGCGGGCTGGCCAGCCTATGAAACGGCACTGAAGGCGGGCGGCAAGACCTATGAAGCGTACATCTATCCCGGCGCCAATCACGGCTTCCACAACGACTCGACCCCGCGCTATGACGAGACGAACGCCAAGTTGGCCTGGGACCGGACGATAGGCTGGTTCAAGCGCTACCTTATCTGAGCGGGAGGCCGGCTCCATCTCGCATGAGCCCTTCGACAGCAGCTGCCCGGCACGGAAATCATGAGCGCCTGAGGTAAGACGGCGAGATCTGGTTCATGGAAAAGCTGCTAGCGTCCCGCTCTTGGAGCGCCGATATCCAGATACGCCGGTGATCGACGGCTCCAAGATTGACTGCCCAAGAGTAAAACATGACCACGCCGGACATCACCCGCATCCCCAACAAGACGCTTCCCAGCAAGTCGGCCGTAGCGGTCTACCATCTACCGGGCGGAGGCGGCTTCCTCTGGGCGGTCGCGACCTCGCCTGACCGCAGGCAGGACATCAAGGCGCAAACGCTGGGCACGCAGGGCGTCCTCGAGATCTATCTCAGGGATGCCGGCCTCGACCGCACGCGCATCGTCAAGGCGGAGATCGTGGTGACCGATCACGACAACAAGCCGGCCTTCGACGAAGCCTGGTCGAGCTGGATGCCAGCCGGTTCCGGGCCCGTGCGCTCCTTCGTGCAGTCGGTGATGCCCGAAGGCGACCTGATCGAGATCATCATCACCGCCGCCCTGCTCCCGCCCACCGCGGAGCAGCAGGCAGGATGAGATGAGGACGACGGTTCTTGTCGATCAGGACTCGTCGAGCTGGATTGCCGATCAGGCGGCGCGACCTGGTGCCTGTTCAGACGGCGTGCCGTCCTTGATGGCGCCTTTGATCTGGTCCCGCAGTTCAGGCGTGTCCTGATGCCCGTGCACGGCGACGGCGTGCTGCACAGCCACCTCCAGGAGTTCGCCCTCGGTATCGGCGGTAATCGCGACCGAGCACTTCATCTCGCTCGGGAATTCGCGGCAGTCGATGAACTTGCGTCCCACGGCATCCTCCTCAATTGGAAGATATCAAGCCCCCTTCCATCACATCGAATGGAAGCGGCTTGATTCACGCTACGCTTACGCAGCGGAATTGACAATTGATGACAACAACAGGTGCTGCTCAGTTCGCCGCAGATCAAGCGCAACTGCTAGTTGCGTAAGCATTCGCTTCAGGCGCAGCCAAGGCATTCTTGCACCGTGAGCACGCGGCGCTAGCCGTTGCGGAGTTCGTCTCGCTATATCCGGACATCGAAACTGTTCATGACAGATCGTGTCGTCCCGCCGATAGGCGTCAAACCCGAAAACGCGCGACAAGCCTGGGCCGCGTGGATCACAAGGCGGGCGACCAGCCCAGGTTTGGGGCGACCGTTTCCGCGAAGTCGGCCAGGAGCCGCGTGTTCTCGGCCAGGCTGAAGGCGGGTGGCAGGAAGAGCACGATCTCGTCCGCCGCGGCGAGGCCGGGATCGTTGCGCACGGCCTCGGTTACCTGGTCGCGGGTGCCCTGGAAGACCGGAGAAATCTGGACACCGGGCGGCTGGTTCGCAGGCGCGGCCGGCTTGAGGGCGCCCTTGGGACGAGACGCGCCGATGCCTTGGGTTCGACGCTCGAGGTCGTAGGCGGCATATCTCTCCCGGAGTTCGGCGGTGGTGCCGACCAGGATCGAGGCGGCGACAGCGACCGGCGGCGGCGGGGTGCCCCATCTCTCGCGCCAGGCCGTCCGGTAGGCATTGATGCTGCGGGCCTGATACGCTCCGAAGGCCTCGCCCTCGGCGTGATCGTGCTGCACGGTCCCGCAGATGAGCCCGATTCCGAGCTCGGCAGCCTGCAGCGCGGAACCCAGGCTGGCCGAACCCTGCCGGATCCGGGACCGCAGGGTCGGGCTGTGCGGCGTGACGCGCAGCTCGGTGCCCTCCGGGGCGCCCTGCCCCGGCCCGGCGACGGTGTGGAGAACCTCACCCGAGATCGCCGCCAGGAAGCGCGCCTGACGGCGCTTGGCCTCCGTCCGGGCATCGGTGTCCGCCGCGCCGAAGACAGCGTCGAAGGCGGCATTGGCGCCGGTCGAGATGGCGAGCTCCAGCCGACCGCCGATCAGCAGGTCGGTCGTGCCGGCAGCCTCGGCGAGCAGGATCGGATCCTGGTAGCGCATCGGGATCACCGCGGAGCCCAGCGTGATGTGTCTCGTGTGCTGACCGGCCGCGG harbors:
- a CDS encoding Rid family hydrolase, whose translation is MTTPDITRIPNKTLPSKSAVAVYHLPGGGGFLWAVATSPDRRQDIKAQTLGTQGVLEIYLRDAGLDRTRIVKAEIVVTDHDNKPAFDEAWSSWMPAGSGPVRSFVQSVMPEGDLIEIIITAALLPPTAEQQAG
- a CDS encoding LLM class flavin-dependent oxidoreductase, with translation MTMTALASEPPAPFRRKQRLGFNTRVSFNDDAGPAQGLIEGIELFKAAERLGYQSGWAYQRHFDHYLSSPLPFFAAAGQHTRHITLGSAVIPMRYQDPILLAEAAGTTDLLIGGRLELAISTGANAAFDAVFGAADTDARTEAKRRQARFLAAISGEVLHTVAGPGQGAPEGTELRVTPHSPTLRSRIRQGSASLGSALQAAELGIGLICGTVQHDHAEGEAFGAYQARSINAYRTAWRERWGTPPPPVAVAASILVGTTAELRERYAAYDLERRTQGIGASRPKGALKPAAPANQPPGVQISPVFQGTRDQVTEAVRNDPGLAAADEIVLFLPPAFSLAENTRLLADFAETVAPNLGWSPAL
- the yghX gene encoding YghX family hydrolase, whose product is MQRLTAKDFPQELLELYDFYAHGKITKREFLDRAGKFTVGSMTAASILASMSPDYALAQQISFTDPDIVASYITYPSPKGHGDVRGYWVAPTKATSRVPAVVVVHENRGLNPYIEDVARRVAKAGFIALAPDGLSSVGGYPGNDDKGRQLQQQVSPEKLMNDFFAAIEFLVKSDQTTGKVGITGFCYGGGVANAAAVAYPELGAAVPFYGRQPRAEDVARIKAPLLIHYGELDTGINAGWPAYETALKAGGKTYEAYIYPGANHGFHNDSTPRYDETNAKLAWDRTIGWFKRYLI
- a CDS encoding DUF1059 domain-containing protein; translated protein: MGRKFIDCREFPSEMKCSVAITADTEGELLEVAVQHAVAVHGHQDTPELRDQIKGAIKDGTPSEQAPGRAA